From Parambassis ranga chromosome 9, fParRan2.1, whole genome shotgun sequence, the proteins below share one genomic window:
- the hnf1a gene encoding hepatocyte nuclear factor 1-alpha, producing MEGEERTGAAKARPSRLTALQEQLIWALLESGLSRGVLVQAMGELERNRAGVGVEKGERGDGESSEEGEMDFSPPIFREVEKLPPEEASKLRNEVERLLQEDSWHVAKIVKSYMQQHNLPQREVVESTGLNQSHLSQHLNKGTPMKNQKRAALYTWYVKKQCEISQQFTNAKHGLASVEEQGEETKKGRRNRFKWGPASLRILFHAYERQKNPSKEEREGLVEECNRAECLQRGVSPSQLAGLGSNLVTEVRVYNWFANRRKEEAFRHKLALDTPFNQSTSSSNPTLPPSPEQDVKYSQQMSCDTVGSGRGSAGERVGHLVVSPVQLEPSHTLLETHNPKLVSSGGPLPPVSTLTSLHSLSASPASSQSLIMASVPSVMSLGESSLLIGLASTQPQAVPVINNMGGGFTTLQPISFQQQLHSAPQQPISQQLQSHMAAGPFMATMAQLPCHMYSKSDSPQYHSSSLLSQAMVITDSSSLGTLTSLAAVRQILTADAEEQTDPPLQEDSLHLQPHTPGPASSESLELYPASQTTESHQSHLLSPSPADISSYMPTQMVSPAQ from the exons atggagggagaagagaggacCGGGGCAGCCAAAGCCAGGCCGAGCCGACTGACTGCACTTCAGGAGCAGCTGATCTGGGCCCTGCTGGAATCTGGACTGTCCCGGGGTGTCCTGGTCCAGGCCATGGGGGAACTGGAGCGAAACAGAGCAGGTGTTGGTGTggagaagggagagaggggggatggAGAAAGCTCCGAGGAGGGAGAAATGGATTTCTCGCCACCTATATTCCGAGAGGTGGAGAAGCTTCCTCCAGAGGAGGCGTCCAAACTGAGGAATGAAGTTGAACGGTTACTGCA GGAAGACTCCTGGCATGTTGCCAAAATAGTGAAAAGCTACATGCAGCAGCATAACCTCCCTCAGAGAGAGGTGGTGGAGTCCACGGGACTCAACCAGTCCCACCTCTCCCAGCACCTCAACAAAGGAACGCCCATGAAGAACCAAAAGAGAGCAGCTCTGTACACCTGGTACGTCAAGAAGCAGTGCGAGATCAGCCAAC AATTCACCAATGCCAAACACGGCCTTGCATCAGTAGAGGAGCAAGGAGAGGAAACTAAGAAAGGACGAAGGAACAGGTTCAAGTGGGGTCCAGCATCCCTGAGGATCCTCTTCCATGCCTACGAACGTCAGAAGAACCCCAGcaaggaggaaagagaggggTTAGTGGAGGAGTGTAACAG gGCAGAGTGCCTACAGAGGGGCGTGTCTCCCTCCCAGCTCGCTGGCCTGGGTTCCAACTTGGTGACTGAGGTCCGAGTATACAACTGGTTTGCTAACCGCCGCAAAGAGGAGGCCTTCCGTCACAAGCTGGCCCTCGACACACCGTTCAACCAATCTACATCTTCCTCTAATCCCACCCTTCCACCCAGCCCTGAGCAAG ATGTGAAATACAGCCAGCAAATGTCATGTGACACTGTGGGCTCAGGCCGAGGCAGCGCAGGGGAGCGAGTGGGACATCTCGTGGTCAGTCCTGTTCAACTGGAGCCCAGCCACACACTCCTTGAGACCCATAACCCCAAACTG GTGTCCAGCGGTGGCCCACTACCTCCAGTAAGCACTCTGACCTCGCTGCACAGTCTGTCAGCGTCCCCTGCATCCTCGCAGAGCCTCATCATGGCTTCAGTGCCCAGCGTCATGAGTCTGGGGGAGTCCTCTCTTCTCATTG GTTTAGCCTCCACACAGCCTCAGGCTGTGCCAGTCATCAACAACATGGGAGGCGGTTTCACAACTCTCCAGCCTATCTCattccagcagcagcttcacagcgcTCCCCAGCAGCCAATatcacagcagcttcagagcCACATGGCTGCCGGTCCGTTCATGGCAACCATGGCACAGCTGCCCTGTCACA TGTACAGCAAGTCTGATTCGCCCCAGTATCACTCATCCAGTTTGCTGTCTCAAGCCATGGTcatcactgacagcagcagcctgggGACCCTGACCAGCCTCGCTGCCGTCAGACAG ATTCTGACTGCAGATGCTGAGGAACAGACAGACCCACCTCTACAGGAGGATTCACTgcacctgcagccacacacacctgGGCCAG CCTCTTCTGAGAGCTTAGAACTGTATCCTGCCTCTCAGACCACAGAAAGTCATCAGTCTCACCTCCTCTCGCCTTCACCAGCGGACATCAGCTCCTACATGCCCACACAGATGGTCTCTCCAGCACAGTGA
- the c9h12orf43 gene encoding protein CUSTOS codes for MAAPAGKVVGVSDDSSSSDEEERKRFQEAVWETRTNTTKEGGSDGKESKRFVVADHEHDGNELQVTQGFQKHVAKKLGHFLDSSISEMEPGSSLSVKSEKCDEDDDEDEGFRLFSTSVPGQKCVDPPAPLRRRRIPSSSDSDSEMETRLREAAVSVRDLLPPSTLASLPSPPQTGDTSSDKIQKKKKKKTASDGEESQVVEKQKKRKQSQEESEQVDSAGLAPCAQSNGKPAASEQDQAKVKRKKKKRQKGNTETF; via the exons ATGGCGGCCCCCGCTGGAAAGGTGGTTGGTGTTTCTGATGATTCCAGCAGTAGTGATGAAGAGGAACGTAAACGGTTTCAGGAGGCGGTGTGGGAGACACGAACTAACACGACGAAAG AGGGGGGCAGCGATGGGAAAGAGTCAAAGCG TTTCGTTGTCGCTGATCATGAGCATGATGGCAACGAGCTCCAGGTCACCCAAGGCTTTCAAAAGCATGTTGCCAAAAAGTTAGGCCATTTTCTTGACAG TTCCATTTCAGAGATGGAGCCTGGATCTTCACTGTCAGTGAAATCAGAAAAatgtgatgaggatgatgatgaagatgaag GTTTTCGTCTGTTTTCCACATCAGTCCCAGGGCAGAAATGTGTAGATCCTCCAGCCcctctgaggaggagaaggattcCAAGCTCAAG TGACAGCGACAGCGAGATGGAAACTAGGCTGAGAGAGGCAGCAGTGTCTGTCAGAGATCTGTTACCCCCTTCTACACTGGCCTCCTTGCCCTCGCCTCCCCAAACAGGGGACACTTCCTcagacaaaatacaaaagaagaagaagaagaagacagcatcagatggagaggagagcCAAGTTGttgagaaacagaaaaagcGGAAACAATCTCAAGAAGAGAGCGAGCAAGTGGACTCTGCAGGCTTGGCCCCTTGTGCTCAAAGCAACGGTAAACCTGCGGCCTCAGAGCAGGATCAGGCCAAagtgaaaaggaaaaagaaaaagaggcaaAAAGGGAACACAGAGACGTTTTGA